In Nitrospiria bacterium, a genomic segment contains:
- the lptC gene encoding LPS export ABC transporter periplasmic protein LptC produces MNILFGRNLSFWKRFSFLLLGFLVSFLLVVFFTINRLKSEKGVIENIRLGKADVGIGGFSFLQNQEGEVQWEVKAKKAEVYKENHLLFLRDVQASFISPDGEWIRLEGETGQMDTQARDFFLVQKEGLVKVKLSNGVTILTERLDWSNSKNEISSNDNVQIMGPGFEIRGVGLTANVYSQEVRIHQDVRAFITGERDSF; encoded by the coding sequence ATGAACATACTTTTCGGAAGAAATTTAAGCTTTTGGAAAAGGTTTTCTTTCCTTTTATTGGGTTTTTTGGTTTCTTTTTTGCTTGTGGTTTTTTTTACGATCAATAGGTTGAAATCCGAAAAAGGGGTTATTGAGAATATTCGGTTGGGGAAGGCCGATGTGGGAATCGGGGGGTTTTCCTTTTTGCAGAACCAGGAGGGGGAGGTTCAATGGGAGGTAAAGGCAAAAAAAGCCGAAGTTTATAAGGAAAATCACTTGCTTTTTTTAAGGGACGTTCAGGCAAGCTTTATTTCCCCCGATGGGGAATGGATACGCTTAGAAGGAGAAACCGGCCAGATGGATACTCAAGCCCGTGATTTTTTTTTGGTGCAGAAGGAAGGTTTGGTAAAGGTAAAATTAAGTAATGGCGTTACCATTCTGACCGAACGGTTGGATTGGTCAAATAGTAAAAATGAGATTTCCTCAAATGATAATGTTCAGATTATGGGTCCTGGGTTTGAAATTAGAGGGGTGGGCCTTACGGCCAATGTGTATTCTCAGGAAGTTAGGATTCATCAAGATGTTCGAGCGTTTATTACCGGGGAAAGGGATTCTTTTTAA